Proteins co-encoded in one Kribbella qitaiheensis genomic window:
- a CDS encoding AAA family ATPase, giving the protein MRLQSITLTNFRQFADVQTFDLTSDSVRPVSLLFGANGAGKTTFLNAFTWALYGTMSDDVEQQDRMITDSIWRALPIGDSAEVAVEVRFDHEGRDYRVLRSAALRKESDQQGVFSPKVQLWTTKPDGSSETVGAPQETIHSILPRGVSRSFFFNGERIENLVKKGAYAEVQKDIKVLLDLEQVERAIAHLPKVDRKLTADLKKHGGDKASGIQEAIDVLDERETAAQEELKVLESDLATLTEERDSVTDLLRQHAESAPIQAERDAVGNELEEARSARDAAIAERALLVATRGFQAFTDTLSESTAAMAQSLYQKGALPAPLKREFVDQLLDDGSCICGTPLTEHSVPWEHVKDWRQRAGLQAVETAWQQLSGQIAPLSAARDELCDSLAALMKRIGAERDRVTRLEERKSELDGKLRDSRMEDVQALETNRMELDGRIGVKQQRIGAVKAELQTIAKEVDQKTKERSRAVVTDELATKARSRSDLVQSVKRALEDILAIREEDIRRRLDAELKAVFKSITHQNHVPTLSAGFELTLYKDVNGVQLPVPKSTGENQILSLSFVAAVSKLAREIRKERRAEGDSVEDAGTYPIVMDAAFGSLDQDYQEAVSRALAKMAPQLVVLVSKSQGLGKVVTELMPYVSHLGVIETHTTAPGSVSDDIELEGMSYPYIRAAESDHSELKVIK; this is encoded by the coding sequence ATGAGACTGCAGTCGATCACGCTGACCAACTTCCGCCAGTTCGCGGACGTGCAGACCTTCGATCTGACGTCGGACTCAGTCAGGCCGGTTTCGCTGCTCTTCGGAGCCAACGGCGCCGGCAAAACCACCTTTCTGAACGCTTTCACGTGGGCGCTCTATGGCACGATGTCAGATGACGTTGAGCAGCAGGACCGCATGATCACGGACAGTATCTGGCGAGCGCTGCCGATCGGCGACTCGGCCGAGGTGGCAGTCGAGGTGCGTTTCGACCACGAGGGGCGGGACTACCGGGTTCTCCGGAGCGCAGCGCTCCGGAAAGAATCGGACCAACAGGGCGTGTTCTCCCCCAAAGTCCAGTTGTGGACGACGAAGCCCGACGGCTCGTCAGAGACCGTAGGGGCACCTCAGGAGACGATCCACAGTATTCTCCCTCGCGGGGTTAGCCGGTCTTTCTTCTTCAACGGTGAGCGCATCGAGAATCTGGTCAAGAAGGGCGCCTACGCCGAGGTCCAGAAGGACATCAAGGTGCTACTCGATCTGGAACAGGTCGAGCGAGCCATCGCCCACCTGCCGAAGGTCGACAGGAAGCTAACCGCGGACCTCAAGAAGCACGGCGGCGACAAGGCCAGCGGGATCCAAGAGGCGATCGACGTCCTGGACGAGCGGGAGACGGCCGCCCAGGAGGAGCTGAAGGTCCTTGAGAGTGACCTAGCGACCTTGACTGAGGAACGCGACAGCGTCACCGATCTGCTTCGCCAGCATGCCGAGTCGGCGCCGATCCAGGCGGAACGTGATGCCGTCGGTAACGAGCTAGAGGAAGCCCGTTCGGCACGGGACGCTGCAATCGCTGAGCGTGCGCTTCTAGTGGCCACCCGTGGCTTCCAAGCCTTTACCGATACCCTCAGCGAATCCACGGCGGCAATGGCTCAGAGCCTTTACCAGAAAGGCGCCCTTCCGGCGCCGCTGAAGAGAGAGTTCGTCGACCAACTCCTCGATGATGGCTCATGCATCTGCGGCACGCCGCTGACTGAACACTCAGTGCCGTGGGAGCACGTTAAGGACTGGCGTCAGCGGGCCGGGCTGCAGGCGGTCGAGACAGCTTGGCAGCAGCTGAGCGGTCAGATCGCGCCACTCTCGGCGGCGCGAGACGAGCTGTGTGACTCGCTCGCCGCACTGATGAAGCGGATCGGGGCCGAACGCGATCGGGTCACACGCCTGGAGGAGCGCAAGTCCGAGCTGGACGGCAAGCTGCGCGACAGCCGTATGGAGGATGTGCAGGCGCTGGAGACAAATCGCATGGAACTCGATGGTCGCATCGGCGTCAAGCAACAGCGCATCGGCGCAGTGAAGGCAGAGCTCCAGACGATCGCCAAGGAGGTCGATCAGAAGACCAAGGAGCGTTCGCGGGCGGTGGTGACCGACGAGCTCGCCACGAAGGCTCGCTCTCGCTCCGACCTCGTGCAGTCGGTCAAGCGGGCGCTGGAAGACATTTTGGCGATCCGTGAAGAGGACATACGGCGACGTCTCGACGCGGAACTCAAGGCGGTATTCAAAAGCATTACACACCAAAACCATGTTCCGACGCTCAGCGCTGGCTTCGAGCTGACTCTCTACAAGGACGTCAACGGCGTCCAGCTACCAGTGCCGAAGTCGACAGGCGAGAACCAGATTCTCAGCCTGAGCTTCGTTGCCGCGGTATCCAAGCTGGCCCGTGAGATCCGCAAGGAGCGCCGCGCGGAGGGCGACTCGGTCGAGGACGCCGGCACATACCCAATCGTCATGGACGCCGCCTTCGGATCTCTCGACCAGGACTACCAGGAGGCAGTCTCTCGAGCGTTGGCCAAGATGGCGCCGCAGCTGGTCGTATTGGTCAGCAAGAGCCAGGGCCTCGGCAAGGTCGTTACCGAGCTCATGCCCTACGTCAGTCATCTCGGTGTCATCGAGACACACACCACCGCACCAGGAAGCGTGTCCGACGACATCGAGCTGGAGGGTATGTCTTATCCATACATCCGAGCGGCAGAGTCCGACCATTCCGAACTAAAGGTGATCAAATGA
- the dndE gene encoding DNA sulfur modification protein DndE, producing MPLEHIRLAQSARDQLITLKRRTGIAHWNVLCRWALCRSLVEPAKPPTVKLVLDSNVEMTWRVFAGNHGDELWALLRYRCHTDGLELDEETLAQQFRLHLHRGIGYLVGDPRVTDIVGLTRLALDESAA from the coding sequence ATGCCACTCGAACACATCCGGCTGGCTCAGTCGGCTCGTGATCAGCTCATCACGCTGAAGCGCCGGACCGGGATCGCACACTGGAACGTCCTCTGTCGATGGGCGCTCTGCCGATCCCTTGTGGAGCCGGCGAAACCGCCGACTGTGAAGCTCGTCCTCGACAGCAACGTTGAGATGACATGGCGGGTGTTCGCTGGAAACCATGGCGACGAGCTGTGGGCGCTCCTGCGATACCGCTGCCACACAGACGGCCTGGAGCTTGACGAGGAGACGCTTGCTCAACAGTTCCGCCTGCATCTACACCGCGGCATCGGATACCTCGTTGGCGATCCTCGGGTGACTGACATTGTCGGTCTTACGCGCCTGGCCCTGGACGAATCGGCGGCGTAG
- a CDS encoding DNA phosphorothioation-associated putative methyltransferase, with protein sequence MHEVPRHRTAMSRSAISRPIATVLSDQLLAESMTVFDYGCGRGGDVRSLNALGFRVDGWDPAHRPNVERRAADVVNLGYVVNVIEDPIERANTLRSAWDLARRLLVVSARLVWESRDLVGIPMGDGLVTKTGTFQKFFQQSELADWIRQALEVEPVAAAPGIFYVFRDAADEQQFLARRVYSYRPRMRVDPHQMYEKYSDILAPIMSFLSGHGRPPRKGELSADDERLVIDALGTIGRGTQLIRQVTDADYWEQVARQRRAELLIYVALSRFGRRPRLTQLGTTLARDIKAHFSTYREACLQADRLLYGAGDQTMIYLPARGSSVGKQTPTSLYVHRSALAQLPPLLQVYEGCARVLCGTIEQANLIKLSVTDPQVSYLVYPRFDRDAHPTLAAAITVNLKKLSVDWRNYTRSDNPPLLHRKEEFVGADDPRRPLYERLTRAEVRAGLYEQPSSIGTLVGWQSTMAKAGVTVQGHRLKRS encoded by the coding sequence GTGCACGAGGTTCCGCGGCACCGGACGGCGATGTCTCGGAGCGCTATCTCCCGTCCCATCGCAACGGTGCTCTCGGATCAACTGCTTGCAGAGTCGATGACAGTGTTCGACTACGGCTGCGGACGTGGCGGAGATGTCCGCAGCCTCAATGCCCTCGGCTTCCGCGTCGATGGTTGGGATCCCGCTCACCGCCCGAACGTCGAGCGGCGAGCCGCCGATGTGGTTAACCTGGGATACGTTGTAAACGTCATCGAGGATCCGATCGAACGCGCCAACACCCTCCGATCCGCCTGGGATCTAGCTCGGCGACTTCTGGTGGTATCCGCCCGTCTGGTGTGGGAGTCGCGAGATCTGGTGGGCATCCCAATGGGGGATGGCCTCGTCACCAAGACCGGTACGTTCCAGAAGTTCTTCCAACAGTCCGAACTGGCGGATTGGATCCGCCAAGCCTTAGAGGTCGAGCCGGTGGCGGCCGCTCCCGGCATTTTCTACGTTTTTCGAGACGCGGCCGACGAACAGCAGTTCCTGGCTCGGCGTGTGTATAGCTACCGCCCGCGTATGCGAGTTGATCCGCATCAGATGTACGAGAAGTACTCGGACATCCTCGCGCCGATCATGAGCTTCCTGTCGGGGCACGGGCGACCGCCTCGTAAGGGAGAACTGTCCGCTGATGACGAACGATTGGTGATTGACGCTCTTGGCACGATTGGGAGGGGTACTCAACTCATCCGGCAGGTCACTGACGCTGACTACTGGGAACAGGTGGCTCGTCAGAGACGTGCTGAGTTACTAATCTACGTTGCGCTGTCCCGCTTCGGACGACGTCCCCGACTCACCCAGCTTGGGACCACGCTGGCTCGGGACATCAAGGCACACTTCAGCACGTATCGCGAAGCATGTCTTCAAGCAGATCGGCTGCTGTACGGCGCCGGCGACCAGACGATGATCTACCTCCCTGCACGGGGATCCTCGGTCGGCAAGCAGACGCCGACCTCGCTCTACGTCCACCGGTCGGCCCTTGCGCAGCTGCCTCCGCTTCTACAGGTCTACGAGGGGTGTGCTCGAGTCCTCTGCGGAACTATCGAGCAAGCCAACCTGATCAAACTCTCGGTAACGGACCCGCAGGTTTCGTACCTGGTATACCCGCGATTCGACCGCGATGCTCACCCAACTCTGGCGGCAGCCATCACGGTCAACCTAAAGAAGCTCAGCGTCGACTGGCGGAACTACACCAGGTCTGACAATCCACCGCTGCTTCACCGCAAAGAGGAGTTCGTCGGAGCCGATGATCCTCGGCGCCCGCTGTATGAGCGATTAACCCGCGCCGAGGTCCGAGCCGGTCTGTACGAACAGCCCAGCTCCATCGGAACTCTCGTCGGCTGGCAGAGCACCATGGCGAAGGCGGGTGTCACCGTTCAGGGTCATCGCCTCAAGCGGAGCTAA
- a CDS encoding DNA phosphorothioation-associated protein 4, with the protein MTIALADVRVRRPQQHEALMQELQNEANFPTFRDILLFSAAVGYRQERSVPFSAAAGDPIRYETLTGPAFSDTLVSMIAANVVAEDPEIMDAVRIEERIKIFEEYANGGLEFIQEQVNVRHQPAALVVVDLVAEAFTESGGAKPVSVDELLSGVTWG; encoded by the coding sequence ATGACGATCGCACTCGCCGACGTACGCGTCCGTCGGCCGCAGCAGCATGAGGCTCTGATGCAGGAGCTGCAGAACGAGGCCAACTTCCCGACCTTCCGCGACATACTGCTGTTCTCGGCGGCCGTCGGTTACCGCCAGGAACGCAGCGTGCCGTTCTCTGCTGCAGCTGGCGACCCAATCCGTTACGAGACTCTCACCGGCCCAGCTTTTAGTGACACGCTCGTCAGCATGATCGCAGCCAACGTCGTGGCTGAGGACCCGGAGATAATGGATGCAGTGCGGATCGAAGAACGGATCAAGATCTTCGAGGAATACGCGAACGGGGGACTCGAATTCATCCAGGAACAAGTGAATGTCCGGCATCAGCCGGCCGCTCTCGTGGTGGTCGACCTCGTCGCCGAGGCATTTACGGAGAGCGGAGGCGCCAAGCCGGTATCAGTCGACGAGCTGCTGAGCGGCGTCACCTGGGGTTGA
- the dndD gene encoding DNA sulfur modification protein DndD, producing the protein MILDQLTLRNFGTFSGKQTLNLSPASAKKPVIVIGGLNGAGKTTILEAILLALYGSLAPVSGRRSGSYDNYLRALIHHGVPHTEGAGVELAFTAYQQGAAREYRIRRRWMSTGASMREILDVLVDGRHDAALTTTWSEHVETFLPRGIAGLFFFDGEQIEALADLERSRQVVNTALDALLGLDLVQRLTTDLAVVRRRHRSQQVPDELRHEFEEKQRVATALRQSEETAFATLAAKRLDTERAEKRLFEASEAYRSAGGDLLQKRDGAEASVKALRHELDRLEEELRDEAGDLAPLLQVSSQLSALADQARREAAAARNRVAIDVMSERDDSIIAKLREGKTRAALIASLESFLLEDRQARQQSADEVAIAGVGDAAPFEALTTALPTVERRLQALVLRRDALRIELDQAERLLVAMPDPETLAPLAKQRDEASDDLIRAQTAMAHADEQHASIRNERGRADAAHESALNRAAHANLEADDGRRIVDHADRVRETLEKLRTAATRRHLTRISELILEALKRLMRKDALISAVSIDPETYSVELARPDGSQIHAEQLSAGERQLLAVALLWGLARAAGQPLPVVVDTPLGRLDRTHREHLLSRYFPHASHQVLLLSTDTEIDAESYKQLHPHIGRSYRLVFDSSTNGTTVVPGYFWEDEN; encoded by the coding sequence GTGATCCTGGATCAACTGACCCTGCGAAACTTTGGCACGTTCTCCGGCAAGCAGACGCTCAACCTGTCACCAGCATCTGCGAAGAAGCCGGTGATCGTTATCGGTGGCTTGAACGGTGCTGGTAAGACCACGATCCTCGAGGCGATCCTTCTCGCGCTCTACGGTTCGCTTGCTCCTGTCTCCGGGCGTAGGTCTGGTAGCTACGACAACTACCTTCGCGCACTGATTCATCATGGTGTGCCACACACAGAGGGCGCCGGTGTTGAGCTCGCGTTTACTGCCTACCAGCAAGGCGCTGCACGGGAGTACAGGATTCGTCGAAGGTGGATGTCCACCGGTGCCTCGATGCGAGAGATCCTGGATGTCCTGGTGGATGGTCGACACGACGCAGCTCTCACCACGACGTGGAGTGAGCACGTCGAGACGTTCCTGCCTCGCGGAATCGCTGGTTTGTTCTTCTTCGACGGCGAGCAGATCGAAGCCCTGGCCGACCTGGAACGCTCGCGCCAGGTGGTCAACACTGCCCTAGATGCACTGCTCGGCCTCGATCTAGTCCAGCGGCTGACGACAGACCTGGCCGTAGTGCGCCGTCGCCATCGATCGCAGCAGGTGCCGGATGAGCTGCGGCATGAGTTTGAGGAGAAGCAACGGGTTGCGACTGCCCTCAGGCAGTCAGAGGAGACAGCCTTTGCAACTCTTGCCGCGAAGCGACTCGATACTGAGCGCGCGGAGAAGCGGTTGTTTGAGGCAAGTGAAGCATATCGGTCAGCTGGTGGGGACCTCCTGCAGAAGCGCGATGGTGCCGAGGCATCCGTTAAAGCGCTCCGGCATGAGCTAGACCGGCTCGAAGAAGAACTTCGGGACGAAGCCGGCGACCTGGCACCGCTACTTCAGGTGTCCTCGCAGCTTTCGGCTCTCGCTGATCAGGCCCGACGGGAGGCCGCCGCTGCCCGCAATAGGGTCGCCATCGATGTGATGTCTGAGCGAGACGACAGCATCATTGCGAAGCTACGTGAGGGAAAGACTCGCGCTGCTCTCATCGCCTCCCTTGAGAGCTTTCTTCTCGAAGACCGACAGGCTCGACAGCAGTCCGCGGACGAGGTAGCGATCGCTGGCGTCGGTGACGCGGCGCCGTTCGAGGCGTTGACTACGGCGCTGCCGACAGTCGAGCGGCGTCTCCAGGCCCTCGTGCTGCGACGGGACGCGCTTCGGATCGAGCTGGATCAGGCAGAGCGCCTGCTCGTCGCCATGCCTGACCCCGAAACACTTGCGCCTCTGGCAAAGCAGCGCGACGAGGCATCGGATGATCTAATTCGGGCTCAGACGGCGATGGCCCATGCTGATGAGCAGCACGCCTCAATTCGTAACGAACGCGGGCGGGCGGACGCGGCTCACGAATCAGCGCTGAATCGGGCAGCCCATGCGAACCTTGAGGCGGATGATGGTCGACGAATCGTTGACCATGCTGACCGGGTCCGAGAGACCCTAGAGAAACTGCGAACGGCGGCAACTCGCCGGCATCTGACGCGTATCAGCGAGCTGATTCTGGAAGCGCTCAAGCGGCTCATGCGTAAGGATGCGCTGATCAGCGCCGTGTCGATCGATCCTGAAACCTACTCAGTCGAGCTTGCACGTCCTGACGGGAGTCAGATTCACGCGGAACAGTTGTCGGCGGGTGAGCGGCAACTGCTTGCGGTCGCGCTGCTGTGGGGCCTTGCTCGCGCCGCGGGCCAGCCGCTCCCGGTCGTTGTCGATACCCCGCTTGGCCGGCTCGATCGAACGCATCGTGAGCACCTCCTGAGTCGGTACTTTCCGCACGCCAGCCACCAGGTTCTCCTGCTATCGACTGACACCGAGATCGACGCGGAGTCGTATAAGCAACTGCATCCCCATATCGGGCGCTCGTACCGTTTGGTGTTCGACAGCTCTACCAACGGCACGACGGTTGTGCCTGGCTACTTTTGGGAGGACGAGAACTGA